A single Pseudomonas sp. HN11 DNA region contains:
- a CDS encoding TIGR03749 family integrating conjugative element protein, which translates to MKRIFTPGLTIALMLWGAAAQAVELMRWERLPLAVPLVINQERVVFIDEDVRVGLPSTLTGKLRVQSTGGTLYLRASEAIAPTRLQLQSVATGEIILLDIAATPGDQPLEPVRILKNAQRQPTEAESSTIPVPERTPIPVALTRYAAQSLYAPLRTVESLPGVRRVPLKLRTELPTLLPTENVSSTPIAVWRLGDYWVTAVKLRNRGSETVQLDPRRLQAKLFAAAFQHAFLGPVGSAEDTTIAYLVTRSAGLEQAVLFPAVSRGASDES; encoded by the coding sequence ATGAAGCGGATTTTTACCCCGGGGCTCACCATCGCACTGATGCTATGGGGAGCAGCAGCACAGGCCGTCGAGTTGATGCGCTGGGAACGCCTCCCTCTCGCGGTCCCGCTGGTGATCAATCAGGAACGAGTGGTCTTTATCGATGAGGATGTTCGAGTCGGGCTGCCCTCAACTCTGACAGGCAAACTGCGCGTGCAATCAACCGGTGGCACGCTGTACCTACGCGCGTCAGAAGCCATTGCACCTACCCGATTACAACTGCAATCGGTCGCGACGGGCGAGATCATCCTCTTGGACATTGCAGCCACGCCTGGCGATCAACCGCTGGAGCCCGTGCGTATTCTCAAGAATGCTCAGCGGCAGCCTACCGAGGCTGAATCTAGCACCATCCCTGTTCCAGAACGTACGCCAATCCCAGTCGCTTTGACGCGCTACGCTGCGCAAAGCCTGTACGCGCCGCTACGCACCGTGGAGTCCCTGCCCGGCGTACGCCGCGTCCCGCTCAAGCTGCGCACCGAACTGCCAACCCTGCTGCCGACCGAAAACGTGTCCAGCACACCCATCGCCGTCTGGCGACTCGGTGATTACTGGGTGACGGCCGTGAAGCTGCGCAATCGTGGTTCAGAGACGGTGCAACTCGATCCACGTCGACTTCAGGCCAAGCTATTCGCCGCGGCTTTCCAGCATGCTTTCCTCGGACCTGTCGGCAGCGCTGAAGACACCACGATCGCCTACCTTGTCACCCGCAGTGCCGGCCTTGAGCAAGCCGTGCTGTTCCCGGCCGTTTCGCGAGGTGCTAGCGATGAAAGCTAA
- a CDS encoding integrative conjugative element protein, RAQPRD family produces the protein MPTTIIRCLLLSLAAVDSSGYAASEYEQGELSLVQQQLNIIERLAAQAETPGNAQPNERYRFDYPRLAEDIQRIRQGVQSYLSPSRAQPRDPVELVGDYRLDTLPAEPSP, from the coding sequence ATGCCGACGACCATCATTCGTTGCTTACTACTCTCGCTAGCTGCCGTCGATAGCAGCGGCTATGCCGCATCTGAATATGAACAGGGTGAGCTCAGCCTAGTCCAGCAGCAGCTGAACATTATCGAGCGCCTAGCCGCTCAAGCCGAGACTCCAGGCAACGCTCAACCAAATGAGCGCTACCGCTTCGACTATCCCCGCCTGGCTGAGGATATCCAGCGCATCCGCCAAGGTGTGCAGAGCTATCTCTCCCCCTCCCGCGCTCAACCTCGCGATCCTGTTGAGCTGGTCGGTGACTACCGCCTTGACACTCTGCCCGCGGAGCCCTCGCCATGA
- a CDS encoding TIGR03750 family conjugal transfer protein — protein sequence MNDAIERLADGTLVFLPERLNRDPAVLRGLTNDEMWVALGTGAVIGLLLGVPLAIATASIAVAPTSMIGTMATVLFFGGSLLRRAKRARPDTWLYRKLEWILASHWRLGRGSLILHSGVWTVRRSRRLRPALSRWQP from the coding sequence ATGAACGACGCTATCGAACGCCTTGCCGACGGCACCTTGGTCTTTCTCCCTGAGCGACTCAATCGCGACCCTGCCGTACTGCGCGGTTTGACCAATGATGAGATGTGGGTAGCACTCGGTACCGGCGCCGTCATTGGCCTGCTGCTGGGCGTTCCTCTGGCGATCGCCACCGCTTCCATTGCCGTGGCGCCCACCAGCATGATCGGGACCATGGCGACGGTGCTATTTTTCGGTGGCTCGCTACTGCGTCGAGCCAAACGCGCCCGGCCAGATACATGGTTGTACCGCAAGCTCGAATGGATACTGGCCAGTCATTGGCGCCTGGGGCGCGGGAGTTTGATCCTTCACTCCGGCGTCTGGACGGTTCGCCGCTCGCGTCGACTGCGCCCTGCTCTGTCCCGGTGGCAGCCATGA
- a CDS encoding PFL_4703 family integrating conjugative element protein — MSRFRNKVDAQQAHIFSLRLAVIVLAPLCAGLWYGWRSAPTDLTVHVPPDLRSGSTRKWWDIPSENVYAFALYIFGQLNRWPSDGEQDYRRAIYSLQSYLTPSCKTFLDGDYEYRKAAGELRQRVRGVYEILGRGYSEDPELRVKQLDRDSWLVTLDLNADEYYAAEPVKRVVVRYPLRVVRFDLDPERNKWGLALDCYQATPQKIALPGGGP, encoded by the coding sequence ATGAGTCGCTTTCGGAATAAGGTGGATGCCCAACAGGCCCACATTTTCAGCCTACGTTTGGCGGTAATAGTCCTTGCCCCGCTCTGTGCCGGACTCTGGTACGGCTGGCGCTCGGCACCGACCGATTTGACTGTGCATGTCCCCCCGGATCTGCGTTCGGGCAGCACGCGCAAGTGGTGGGATATCCCCTCAGAGAATGTGTATGCCTTCGCCCTGTACATCTTTGGCCAACTCAACCGCTGGCCTTCGGATGGCGAACAGGACTACCGCCGCGCTATCTACAGCTTGCAGTCCTACCTGACACCCTCCTGCAAGACCTTCCTCGACGGCGACTACGAGTACCGCAAGGCCGCCGGCGAACTCCGCCAGCGGGTGCGTGGCGTCTACGAAATTCTGGGCCGAGGCTACAGCGAAGATCCGGAACTCAGGGTCAAGCAGCTCGATCGCGACAGCTGGCTGGTCACGCTCGACCTCAACGCCGATGAGTATTACGCAGCCGAACCGGTGAAACGGGTGGTGGTGCGTTATCCATTACGCGTGGTGCGTTTTGATCTGGACCCCGAACGCAATAAATGGGGGCTGGCACTGGACTGTTATCAGGCCACGCCGCAAAAAATCGCTCTGCCTGGAGGTGGGCCATGA
- a CDS encoding TIGR03745 family integrating conjugative element membrane protein, with protein sequence MLKYFAPLKNNLRNHASQRLIGLLLVLGPSLAFAELPTMEAPSRGEGSGLIETIKNYAYDGGILLGLLIALLAFLGVAWHSLTVYADVQNQRKTWKDLGAVVGIGALLVVIIIWFLTKAAAIL encoded by the coding sequence ATGCTCAAGTACTTTGCCCCCCTGAAAAACAACCTGCGCAATCATGCCAGTCAGCGCTTGATCGGCCTGCTGTTGGTGCTCGGTCCAAGCCTGGCTTTTGCCGAGCTCCCCACCATGGAAGCCCCTTCGCGTGGCGAAGGATCTGGGTTGATCGAGACGATCAAAAACTACGCCTACGACGGCGGCATCCTGCTTGGTCTGCTGATCGCCCTGCTCGCTTTCTTGGGTGTGGCCTGGCACTCGCTGACGGTGTATGCCGATGTGCAGAACCAGCGCAAGACCTGGAAAGATCTCGGCGCGGTGGTCGGCATCGGCGCCCTGCTGGTGGTGATCATCATCTGGTTCCTGACTAAGGCCGCCGCGATTCTGTGA
- a CDS encoding TIGR03758 family integrating conjugative element protein: protein MSMTDAQTVAFQNASGFSAQSSSTLWLSLVLVLALLWCAWVMWTAYRGWATGSVRFGAFGGSAARALLALLVLMFFTLS, encoded by the coding sequence ATGAGCATGACCGACGCGCAGACCGTAGCTTTCCAAAACGCCTCAGGGTTTTCGGCGCAGAGCAGTTCGACGTTGTGGCTGTCTCTGGTCCTCGTTCTGGCTTTGCTTTGGTGTGCCTGGGTGATGTGGACGGCTTACCGCGGTTGGGCAACAGGCAGTGTGCGCTTTGGCGCCTTCGGCGGCAGTGCCGCGCGCGCTTTGCTCGCCCTACTCGTCCTGATGTTCTTCACCCTGTCCTAA